In Paenibacillus sp. FSL M7-0420, a single genomic region encodes these proteins:
- the cysE gene encoding serine O-acetyltransferase, whose protein sequence is MFKHIKSDIRAVFDNDPAARSRFEVVFTYAGLHAIWAHRMAHSFYKRRWFTLARMVSQISRFMTGVEIHPGAVIGSRLFIDHGMGIVIGETCEIGDDVIIYQGVTLGGTGKEKGKRHPTVGNNVVIGSGAKVLGSFRIGDNSNIGSNAVVLREVPNNSTVVGNPGRVVKRNGERVSDRLDHTKMPDPLVDSLKFLQKEIEELREQMGAEDKQKKEQRRLESQQYIGDYEI, encoded by the coding sequence ATGTTTAAGCATATTAAGTCGGACATTCGGGCAGTATTCGACAATGATCCCGCTGCCCGCAGCAGGTTCGAGGTCGTCTTCACCTACGCCGGGCTTCACGCGATCTGGGCACACCGGATGGCCCACTCTTTTTACAAACGCCGCTGGTTTACCCTGGCACGCATGGTCTCGCAGATCAGCCGGTTCATGACGGGAGTGGAGATTCATCCGGGCGCGGTCATCGGCAGCCGGTTGTTTATTGACCACGGAATGGGTATTGTCATTGGTGAGACCTGCGAGATTGGCGATGATGTTATTATCTATCAGGGCGTTACACTTGGGGGAACCGGCAAAGAGAAGGGCAAGCGTCACCCTACCGTCGGCAACAATGTAGTCATTGGCTCTGGCGCCAAAGTACTGGGTTCCTTCCGGATCGGCGATAATTCTAATATCGGCTCTAACGCAGTCGTGCTGCGTGAAGTGCCTAACAACAGCACGGTAGTCGGCAATCCCGGGCGTGTAGTCAAGCGTAACGGCGAACGTGTATCCGACCGGCTGGATCATACCAAGATGCCTGACCCGCTGGTCGATTCCCTCAAATTCCTGCAGAAGGAGATCGAGGAGCTAAGAGAACAGATGGGTGCTGAAGATAAGCAGAAGAAGGAACAGCGGCGGCTCGAAAGCCAGCAATATATCGGCGATTATGAAATTTAA